In Pseudomonas sp. ADAK18, a single window of DNA contains:
- the groL gene encoding chaperonin GroEL (60 kDa chaperone family; promotes refolding of misfolded polypeptides especially under stressful conditions; forms two stacked rings of heptamers to form a barrel-shaped 14mer; ends can be capped by GroES; misfolded proteins enter the barrel where they are refolded when GroES binds), translating into MAAKEVKFGDSARKKMLAGVNVLADAVKATLGPKGRNVIIEKSFGAPTITKDGVSVAKEIELKDRFENMGAQLVKDVASRANDDAGDGTTTATVLAQSIVNEGLKAVAAGMNPMDLKRGIDKATIAIVKELKSLSKPCADTKAIAQVGTISANSDSSIGDIIAEAMEKVGKEGVITVEEGSGLENELSVVEGMQFDRGYLSPYFVNKPETMTAELDGPLILLVDKKISNIRELLPVLEAVAKAGRPLLIVSEDVEGEALATLVVNNMRGIVKVVAVKAPGFGDRRKAMLQDIAVLTGGTVISEEIGLSLESATLEHLGNAKRVTVTKENTTVIDGAGVEADIQARVTQIRSQVADTTSDYDREKLQERLAKLSGGVAVIKVGAGSEVEMKEKKARVEDALHATRAAVEEGVVPGGGVALVRALQAISGLKGDNADQDVGIALLRRAVEAPLRQIVANSGDEPSVVVDKVKQGSGNFGYNAATGEYGDMIEMGILDPAKVTRSALQAASSIASLMITTEAMIAEIKDDAPAGGGMPDMGGMGGMGGMM; encoded by the coding sequence ATGGCTGCTAAAGAAGTTAAATTCGGCGACTCCGCCCGTAAGAAAATGCTCGCCGGTGTCAACGTCCTGGCTGACGCAGTAAAAGCGACCCTGGGCCCTAAAGGCCGTAACGTGATCATCGAGAAGAGCTTCGGCGCTCCGACCATCACCAAGGACGGCGTGTCCGTTGCTAAAGAAATCGAGCTGAAAGATCGCTTCGAAAACATGGGCGCGCAGCTGGTCAAAGACGTTGCCTCCCGTGCCAATGATGACGCAGGCGACGGCACCACCACCGCTACCGTTCTGGCTCAGTCGATCGTCAACGAAGGCCTGAAAGCCGTCGCTGCCGGCATGAACCCGATGGACCTGAAACGCGGCATCGACAAGGCGACCATCGCCATTGTCAAAGAGCTGAAGTCCCTGTCCAAGCCATGCGCTGACACCAAGGCTATCGCTCAGGTCGGCACCATCTCGGCCAACTCCGACAGCTCCATCGGCGACATCATTGCCGAAGCCATGGAAAAAGTCGGTAAAGAAGGCGTGATCACCGTTGAAGAAGGCTCGGGCCTGGAAAACGAACTGTCGGTTGTTGAAGGCATGCAGTTCGACCGTGGCTACCTGTCCCCGTACTTCGTCAACAAGCCAGAGACCATGACCGCCGAGCTCGACGGCCCGCTGATCCTGCTGGTTGACAAAAAGATCTCGAACATCCGCGAACTGCTGCCAGTTCTGGAAGCTGTTGCCAAAGCCGGCCGCCCACTGTTGATCGTGAGCGAAGACGTTGAAGGCGAAGCCCTGGCGACTCTGGTTGTGAACAACATGCGCGGTATCGTGAAAGTGGTTGCTGTTAAAGCACCTGGTTTCGGCGATCGTCGCAAGGCCATGCTGCAGGACATCGCTGTTCTGACTGGCGGTACCGTTATCTCCGAAGAGATCGGCCTGAGCCTGGAAAGCGCTACCCTGGAACACCTGGGTAATGCCAAGCGTGTGACCGTGACCAAGGAAAACACCACCGTCATCGACGGCGCTGGCGTCGAAGCTGACATCCAGGCTCGTGTGACCCAGATCCGTTCGCAAGTGGCTGATACCACTTCCGACTACGACCGTGAAAAACTGCAAGAGCGTCTGGCCAAGCTGTCCGGCGGCGTTGCAGTGATCAAGGTTGGCGCGGGTTCCGAAGTTGAAATGAAAGAGAAGAAAGCCCGCGTTGAAGACGCCCTGCACGCTACCCGTGCAGCCGTTGAAGAAGGCGTGGTACCTGGCGGTGGCGTGGCACTGGTTCGCGCTCTGCAGGCTATCTCCGGGCTGAAAGGCGACAACGCTGATCAAGACGTCGGTATCGCTCTGCTGCGTCGTGCTGTTGAAGCACCACTGCGCCAGATCGTTGCCAACTCCGGCGACGAGCCAAGCGTGGTTGTCGACAAGGTTAAGCAGGGTTCGGGTAACTTCGGTTACAACGCTGCTACCGGCGAATACGGCGACATGATCGAAATGGGCATCCTGGACCCAGCTAAAGTGACTCGTTCGGCTCTGCAAGCGGCTTCGTCGATTGCCAGCCTGATGATCACCACTGAAGCAATGATCGCCGAGATCAAAGATGACGCTCCTGCTGGCGGCGGTATGCCAGACATGGGTGGTATGGGCGGTATGGGCGGCATGATGTAA
- the groES gene encoding co-chaperone GroES gives MSKLRPLHDRVVIRRSEEEKKTAGGIVLPGSAAEKANHGVILAAGPGKTLENGEVRALAVKVGDKVVFGPYSGSNTVKIDGEDLLVMAENEILAVLEG, from the coding sequence ATGAGCAAGCTTCGTCCTCTGCATGACCGCGTCGTCATCCGTCGCAGTGAAGAAGAAAAGAAAACCGCTGGTGGGATCGTTCTGCCAGGTTCGGCTGCTGAAAAAGCCAACCACGGTGTGATTCTGGCTGCTGGTCCAGGCAAAACCCTGGAAAACGGTGAAGTACGTGCGCTGGCTGTGAAAGTGGGTGACAAGGTTGTATTCGGCCCTTACTCCGGCAGCAACACTGTGAAAATCGACGGCGAAGACCTGCTGGTAATGGCTGAGAACGAGATTCTCGCTGTTCTGGAAGGCTGA
- a CDS encoding FxsA family protein, which translates to MRPFLLLFLLFPVLELFVFVKVSAAIGFFPALLLIILGSMLGVFVLRIAGLATALRARESLNRGELPAQTMLEGLMMALAGGLLILPGFVSDVVALVLLMPFTRRLLAGKMRQRAEEAAIRQRAFADDLQPRGGPAPRQPLGREGDVIEGEFEHRDAK; encoded by the coding sequence ATGCGCCCTTTTTTATTGCTCTTTCTGCTGTTCCCGGTGTTGGAGCTGTTCGTATTCGTTAAGGTCAGTGCGGCCATCGGGTTTTTCCCGGCCCTGCTGCTGATTATTCTCGGCTCGATGCTCGGCGTATTCGTGCTGCGTATCGCCGGATTGGCCACCGCGCTGCGCGCCCGTGAAAGTTTGAATCGCGGCGAGCTGCCGGCCCAGACCATGCTTGAAGGCCTGATGATGGCTTTGGCTGGCGGCCTGTTGATCCTGCCGGGTTTTGTCAGCGACGTGGTCGCCCTGGTGCTGTTGATGCCGTTCACCCGTCGGCTATTGGCGGGCAAGATGCGCCAGCGTGCCGAAGAGGCTGCGATTCGTCAGCGCGCGTTCGCCGATGACCTGCAGCCGCGCGGTGGTCCGGCTCCCCGCCAGCCCCTGGGGCGCGAGGGTGATGTGATCGAAGGCGAGTTCGAACACCGCGACGCCAAGTAA
- a CDS encoding HugZ family protein, whose protein sequence is MSAHVAKNARELLLKEYRGALSTLSKAMPGFPFGSVVPYCLDAEGQPLILISRIAQHTHNLQKDPKCSLLVGEREADDVQAVGRLTYLAEAQKITDAAAIEAAAERYYRYFPDSANYHKAHDFDFWVLKPVRHRYIGGFGAIHWVDQLALANPFAGKAELSMIEHMNSDHTKAIAHYVELAGLPTTEPAQLAGIDSEGMHLRIGQALYWLPFAEPCNTPTQVREALVFLAHAQAWPKKAVAEA, encoded by the coding sequence TTGAGCGCGCACGTTGCCAAGAATGCCCGAGAACTACTGCTCAAGGAATACCGTGGAGCGCTCTCCACGCTGTCCAAGGCCATGCCTGGTTTCCCCTTTGGCTCGGTGGTGCCTTACTGCCTGGATGCCGAAGGCCAGCCGCTGATTCTGATCAGCCGCATCGCGCAGCACACCCATAACCTGCAGAAAGACCCCAAGTGCTCGTTGCTGGTGGGGGAGCGCGAGGCGGACGATGTGCAGGCAGTAGGGCGTCTGACCTACCTGGCTGAGGCGCAAAAGATCACGGATGCTGCGGCGATCGAAGCGGCCGCCGAGCGTTATTACCGTTATTTCCCTGATTCGGCGAATTACCACAAGGCCCATGATTTTGATTTCTGGGTGCTCAAGCCGGTGCGCCATCGTTATATCGGTGGTTTTGGCGCGATCCATTGGGTCGATCAACTGGCCTTGGCCAATCCGTTCGCCGGCAAGGCCGAGCTGAGCATGATCGAACATATGAACAGTGACCACACCAAGGCCATTGCCCACTATGTTGAGCTGGCTGGCTTGCCGACAACAGAGCCTGCTCAGTTGGCTGGTATCGACAGTGAAGGGATGCACCTGCGCATCGGTCAGGCGCTGTACTGGCTACCCTTTGCCGAGCCTTGCAACACGCCGACACAAGTACGCGAAGCCTTGGTTTTCCTGGCTCACGCGCAGGCTTGGCCGAAAAAAGCGGTTGCCGAAGCTTGA
- a CDS encoding SDR family oxidoreductase produces the protein MHLNDKVIIITGGCQGLGRSMAEYFAGKGANLALVDLNKEKLDQAVAACQARGVKARAYLCNVANEEQVVQTVAQIAEDFGAIHGLINNAGILRDGLLLKVKDGEMTKMSLAQWQAVIDVNLTGVFLCTREVAAKMVELKNQGTIINISSISRAGNVGQTNYSAAKAGVAAATVTWAKELARYGIRVAGIAPGFIETEMTLGMKPEALEKMTAGIPLKRMGRPEEIAHSAAYIFENDYYTGRILEMDGGLRL, from the coding sequence ATGCATCTCAACGACAAAGTAATCATTATCACCGGCGGTTGCCAGGGTTTGGGCCGGTCCATGGCCGAGTATTTTGCAGGCAAAGGCGCCAACCTGGCGCTGGTGGACCTGAATAAGGAAAAACTCGACCAGGCGGTCGCCGCTTGTCAGGCCCGTGGCGTCAAGGCCCGTGCCTATCTGTGCAATGTGGCCAATGAAGAGCAAGTCGTCCAGACAGTCGCGCAGATTGCCGAAGATTTCGGTGCTATTCACGGTTTGATCAACAACGCCGGGATCCTGCGCGATGGCTTGCTGCTCAAGGTCAAGGACGGCGAGATGACCAAGATGAGCCTGGCTCAGTGGCAGGCGGTGATCGACGTCAACCTGACCGGCGTGTTCCTGTGCACCCGCGAAGTGGCGGCAAAGATGGTGGAGTTGAAGAACCAAGGCACCATCATCAACATCTCGTCGATTTCCCGGGCGGGTAATGTCGGCCAGACCAACTACTCGGCCGCCAAGGCCGGGGTGGCTGCGGCGACCGTGACCTGGGCCAAGGAACTGGCTCGGTACGGCATTCGTGTGGCAGGCATTGCGCCAGGTTTTATCGAGACCGAGATGACGCTGGGCATGAAGCCTGAGGCGCTGGAGAAAATGACGGCGGGGATTCCCCTCAAACGCATGGGACGGCCCGAGGAGATTGCTCATTCGGCGGCGTATATTTTCGAGAACGACTATTACACCGGCCGGATTCTGGAAATGGATGGCGGCTTGCGGTTGTAA
- a CDS encoding DUF481 domain-containing protein, giving the protein MLSRTLLCLAVFSASTPLLADTVWLKNGDRLTGKIKVFDGGKLLIQTDYAGSIPVDWKQVKTLESDQELLVKQDAYTGEKAKSLQAAEPGKVTLANGEAPKTVELASIQQIIKPKPVIEDLVWKGNVDVALDYKRAEKDTNDYDIDFKTSARHGAWRHTAKGEYNREFQNDVVTTDNWSAEYDLDRFLTEQWFWQGRLTYKRDKIEDLSRQRTIGTGPGYQFWDDELGAFSLGSLLNRTDYEYADGGKDNFYSLAMKWSYNRYLVGKTVEFFTNGELGKPLTGPTDYSLDAEMGLRYKVTEWASLNLKAERDIISGGSDSDLSKTRYTAGFGVTW; this is encoded by the coding sequence ATGCTGTCCAGAACCCTGCTATGCCTCGCTGTTTTCAGCGCCTCCACGCCTCTGCTCGCCGATACCGTCTGGTTGAAAAACGGTGATCGCCTGACCGGCAAAATCAAAGTCTTCGATGGCGGTAAACTGCTGATCCAGACCGACTATGCCGGCTCCATTCCGGTGGACTGGAAACAGGTGAAAACCCTGGAAAGCGACCAGGAGTTGCTGGTCAAGCAAGATGCCTACACGGGCGAGAAAGCCAAATCCCTGCAGGCCGCCGAGCCCGGCAAGGTCACCTTGGCCAATGGTGAGGCACCGAAGACCGTCGAGTTGGCGAGCATCCAGCAGATCATCAAGCCCAAACCTGTGATCGAAGACCTGGTGTGGAAGGGCAATGTTGACGTGGCGCTGGACTACAAGCGCGCAGAAAAAGACACCAACGACTACGACATCGACTTCAAGACCAGCGCCCGTCATGGCGCCTGGCGGCATACGGCCAAGGGCGAATACAACCGGGAGTTCCAGAACGACGTCGTGACGACCGACAACTGGAGCGCCGAGTACGACCTGGACCGATTCCTCACCGAACAGTGGTTCTGGCAAGGTCGCTTGACCTACAAACGCGACAAGATCGAAGACCTGTCGCGCCAGCGCACCATCGGTACCGGTCCGGGCTACCAGTTCTGGGATGACGAATTGGGCGCGTTTTCCTTGGGCTCGTTGTTGAACCGTACCGACTATGAATACGCCGACGGCGGTAAAGACAATTTCTACTCGTTGGCCATGAAATGGAGCTACAACCGTTACCTGGTTGGCAAGACGGTGGAGTTCTTTACCAACGGCGAATTGGGCAAACCGCTGACAGGACCTACCGACTATTCCCTCGATGCGGAAATGGGTTTGCGCTACAAGGTCACTGAATGGGCGTCTCTCAACCTTAAGGCTGAGCGCGACATTATTAGTGGCGGCTCGGACAGTGACTTGAGCAAGACGCGCTATACCGCAGGTTTTGGCGTGACCTGGTAA
- a CDS encoding MGMT family protein → MIDPADEEQSPAQIRRTALYLTLAQVPEGYVVSYGELAHLAGLGRAARWVGRTLSQLPGDTKLPWHRVLGAGGRISLPVGSASGDEQRARLRSEGVSILNNRVDIRRHGWRPVEHSG, encoded by the coding sequence GTGATTGACCCCGCCGACGAAGAACAAAGCCCTGCCCAGATACGCCGAACGGCGCTCTACCTGACCCTCGCCCAAGTGCCAGAGGGTTATGTGGTGAGTTATGGCGAGTTGGCACACCTTGCGGGTTTGGGTCGCGCGGCCCGTTGGGTCGGCCGTACCCTCAGCCAACTCCCCGGCGACACCAAGTTGCCCTGGCACCGGGTGCTGGGTGCCGGCGGTCGGATAAGTCTGCCCGTGGGGAGTGCCTCTGGGGACGAGCAACGTGCGCGTTTGCGCAGTGAAGGTGTCAGTATCCTGAACAATCGCGTTGATATTCGGCGTCATGGCTGGCGCCCGGTAGAGCACAGCGGTTAG
- a CDS encoding AmpG family muropeptide MFS transporter, protein MPRKTWRAALAAYASPSTLVLLLLGFAAGLPYMLVFSTLSVWLREAGVARETIGYASLIGLAYAFKWVWSPLLDQWRLPLLGKLGRRRSWLVLAQSLVILGLIGMGFCDPQKHLSWLIAIAVVVAFASATQDIAVDAYRLEIADDSRQAALAASYMSGYRIAALLATAGALFFAEGFGSTGFNYKHSAWTGTYVLFGLLMIPALLTTFFMREPDVPLRTQLQAGRYSFVHQLVSVFVLIVLLVSVPAMFTQLYNTDFASVLFQGVSLLDLLLEDRAFLRAILYITLTTLCLSAMGRRGLAPVLTPVNDFILRYRWQAFLLLGLIATYRMSDTVMGVMANVFYIDQGFTKDQIAGVSKVFGLIMTLVGAGMGGLLIVRFGILPILFIGGVTSAGTNLLFLMLADMGADLQMLIFTISLDNFSSGLATSAFVAYLSSLTNLKFSATQYALLSSIMLLLPRLIGGYSGVMVEKFGYHNFFLITALLGVPTLVLIALHWFQENRRIRLNPPAEE, encoded by the coding sequence ATGCCCCGTAAAACCTGGCGCGCCGCGCTCGCTGCCTATGCCAGCCCCTCGACGTTAGTGCTGTTGCTGCTCGGCTTTGCTGCCGGCCTGCCTTACATGTTGGTGTTCTCGACGCTCTCGGTGTGGCTGCGCGAAGCCGGCGTGGCCCGCGAAACCATCGGGTATGCGAGCCTGATCGGCTTGGCCTATGCCTTCAAATGGGTCTGGTCGCCGCTGCTCGACCAATGGCGCCTACCGTTACTCGGCAAGCTTGGGCGTCGTCGCTCCTGGCTGGTACTGGCCCAGTCGCTGGTAATCCTAGGATTGATCGGCATGGGTTTCTGCGATCCGCAGAAGCACTTGTCCTGGCTGATTGCTATTGCCGTAGTTGTCGCCTTCGCGTCCGCCACCCAGGATATCGCCGTGGACGCCTATCGCCTGGAAATCGCCGACGATAGCCGTCAGGCCGCCCTGGCTGCCAGCTATATGTCGGGCTACCGGATCGCCGCGTTGTTGGCCACCGCCGGCGCGCTGTTCTTTGCCGAAGGCTTCGGCTCCACCGGTTTCAACTATAAGCATTCGGCCTGGACCGGCACCTATGTGCTGTTCGGCCTGCTGATGATCCCGGCCCTGCTGACCACCTTCTTCATGCGCGAACCCGACGTACCGCTGCGAACCCAATTGCAAGCCGGGCGCTACAGCTTCGTCCATCAACTGGTCTCGGTGTTTGTGTTGATCGTGTTGCTGGTGTCGGTACCCGCAATGTTTACCCAGCTGTACAACACTGACTTCGCCAGCGTGCTGTTCCAAGGCGTCAGCCTGCTCGACCTGCTGCTGGAAGACCGGGCATTCCTGCGGGCCATCCTCTACATCACCCTTACCACCCTGTGCCTCTCGGCGATGGGCCGTCGAGGCCTGGCGCCGGTGCTGACACCGGTCAACGACTTTATCCTGCGTTATCGCTGGCAGGCATTCCTGCTGCTGGGGCTGATCGCCACTTATCGCATGTCCGACACAGTCATGGGCGTGATGGCCAACGTGTTCTATATCGACCAGGGCTTCACCAAGGACCAGATCGCCGGTGTCAGCAAGGTCTTCGGCCTGATCATGACGCTGGTAGGCGCCGGCATGGGCGGCCTGCTGATCGTGCGCTTCGGGATCCTGCCAATCCTGTTTATCGGCGGTGTCACTTCGGCCGGGACCAACCTGCTGTTCCTGATGCTCGCCGACATGGGCGCGGACCTGCAGATGCTGATCTTCACCATTTCCCTGGACAACTTCAGCTCGGGACTGGCGACGTCGGCGTTTGTTGCCTACCTGTCGAGCCTGACCAACCTCAAGTTCTCTGCCACCCAATATGCGTTGCTCAGTTCGATCATGCTGTTGCTACCGCGATTGATTGGCGGCTATTCAGGGGTGATGGTGGAGAAGTTCGGTTATCACAACTTCTTCCTGATCACCGCCCTGCTCGGTGTGCCGACGCTGGTCCTGATTGCCTTGCACTGGTTTCAGGAAAATCGACGGATACGGTTGAATCCTCCGGCAGAAGAATGA
- a CDS encoding proline--tRNA ligase: protein MRTSQYLLATQKETPSDAVVISHQLMLRAGMIRKLASGLYTWLPMGLKVMRKVEAIVREEMNAAGSLEVLMPSTQPAELWQESGRWEEYGPELLRFKDRHGRDFCAGPTHEEVITDLMRNELSSYKQLPLNLYQIQTKFRDEIRPRFGLMRGREFIMKDAYSFHADLPSLQVTYDRMHQAYCNVFTRLGLKFRPVEADNGSIGGAGSHEFHVLAESGEDDIVFSNGSDYAANIEKAEAVPRETSRPAPSEELRLVDTPETKTIAALVEKFNLPIEKTIKTLIVHAEEEGKLIALVIRGDHELNEIKASQQPGVASPLVMASDAELRDAIGAGAGSLGPLNLPLPIIIDRSVELMSDFGIGANLDDKHYFGVNWERDLPVPTVADLRNVVAGDPSPDGKGTLEIKRGIEVGHIFQLGNKYSKAMKCEVLGENGKPVTLEMGCYGIGVSRVVAAAIEQNNDEKGIIWSDALAPFQIALVPLRYETEQVREATDKLYAELTAAGFEVLLDDRDKKTSPGIKFADMELIGIPHRIVVSDRGLADGNLEYKSRTEAEAQPLPVADVLPFLQARIRR, encoded by the coding sequence ATGCGCACCAGTCAATATTTGCTCGCCACACAGAAAGAAACGCCATCTGACGCAGTCGTGATCAGCCATCAGTTGATGCTGCGCGCCGGCATGATCCGCAAACTGGCCTCGGGCCTGTACACCTGGCTGCCCATGGGCTTGAAGGTGATGCGCAAGGTCGAAGCGATCGTTCGTGAAGAAATGAACGCCGCCGGCTCTCTGGAAGTGTTGATGCCGAGCACCCAACCGGCCGAGCTGTGGCAGGAATCCGGGCGTTGGGAAGAATATGGCCCTGAATTGCTGCGCTTCAAGGATCGTCATGGCCGCGATTTCTGCGCTGGCCCGACCCACGAAGAAGTGATCACCGACCTGATGCGCAATGAGTTGAGCAGCTACAAACAGCTGCCCCTCAACCTGTATCAGATCCAGACCAAATTCCGTGACGAAATTCGCCCACGCTTCGGTTTGATGCGCGGCCGCGAGTTCATCATGAAGGACGCGTATTCGTTCCACGCTGACCTGCCATCTCTGCAGGTCACCTACGACCGCATGCACCAGGCCTACTGCAACGTGTTCACTCGCCTGGGCCTGAAATTCCGTCCGGTTGAAGCGGACAACGGCTCCATCGGTGGTGCCGGCTCCCATGAGTTCCATGTACTGGCCGAATCCGGCGAAGACGATATCGTCTTCAGCAACGGTTCCGACTACGCGGCGAACATCGAGAAAGCCGAGGCCGTGCCACGGGAAACTTCCCGTCCTGCGCCAAGCGAAGAGCTGCGTCTGGTGGATACACCCGAGACCAAGACCATCGCCGCGCTGGTGGAGAAATTCAATCTGCCGATTGAAAAGACCATCAAGACCCTGATCGTGCACGCCGAAGAAGAAGGCAAGCTGATCGCCCTGGTGATCCGTGGTGACCACGAGCTCAACGAAATCAAGGCTTCCCAGCAACCTGGCGTTGCCAGCCCGCTGGTCATGGCCAGCGATGCCGAACTGCGTGACGCTATTGGCGCCGGTGCGGGCTCCCTCGGCCCGCTGAACCTGCCACTGCCGATCATCATCGACCGTTCCGTCGAACTGATGAGCGACTTCGGCATCGGTGCCAACCTTGATGACAAGCATTACTTCGGCGTCAACTGGGAGCGTGACCTGCCCGTTCCAACTGTGGCCGACCTGCGCAACGTGGTAGCCGGCGACCCAAGCCCGGATGGCAAGGGCACACTGGAAATCAAGCGCGGCATCGAAGTCGGACACATCTTCCAGCTGGGCAACAAATACAGCAAGGCAATGAAGTGCGAAGTGCTGGGCGAGAACGGCAAGCCGGTCACCCTGGAAATGGGCTGCTACGGCATTGGCGTTTCCCGCGTGGTTGCTGCTGCCATCGAGCAGAACAACGACGAGAAAGGCATCATCTGGAGCGACGCCCTGGCGCCCTTCCAAATTGCCCTGGTACCGCTGCGCTACGAAACCGAGCAGGTACGCGAAGCCACCGACAAACTGTATGCCGAACTGACGGCCGCCGGTTTTGAAGTGCTGCTGGATGATCGGGACAAGAAAACCAGCCCCGGCATCAAGTTCGCCGACATGGAACTGATTGGCATCCCGCACCGGATCGTGGTCAGTGACCGCGGCCTGGCCGATGGCAATCTGGAATACAAGAGCCGGACCGAAGCCGAAGCCCAACCGTTGCCGGTGGCTGACGTGCTGCCTTTCCTTCAGGCGCGTATTCGTCGCTGA
- the dinB gene encoding DNA polymerase IV: MTQRKIIHVDCDCFYAAIEMRDDPSLAQKPLAVGGSADRRGVIATCNYEARAYGVRSAMSSRHALKLCPDLTIVKPRMDAYKEASKEIQTIFRDYTDLIEPLSLDEAYLDVSDCPHFGGSATRIAQDIRRRVSNQLHITVSAGVAPNKFLAKIASDWKKPNGLFVITPDQVEDFVSALPVSKLHGVGKVTADKLARLRIEDCLQLREWNKLALVREFGSFGERLWSLARGIDDRMVQNDSRRQSISVENTYDVDLPDLPSCLEKLPELMETLAGRIARIDSSYRAGKPFVKVKFHDFTQTTLEQAGAGRDLESYQQLLTQAFNRGGKPVRLLGIGVRLLDLSGGNEQLELAW, encoded by the coding sequence ATGACGCAGCGCAAAATCATCCACGTCGACTGTGATTGCTTCTACGCCGCTATCGAGATGCGCGATGACCCGAGCCTGGCACAAAAGCCCTTGGCAGTCGGAGGCTCCGCGGACCGGCGGGGCGTGATTGCCACCTGCAATTACGAGGCGCGGGCTTATGGTGTGCGCTCGGCCATGTCCTCCCGGCACGCCTTGAAGCTCTGCCCGGACTTGACCATCGTCAAGCCACGCATGGATGCCTATAAAGAAGCGTCGAAGGAAATCCAGACGATCTTTCGTGATTACACCGACTTGATCGAGCCGCTTTCCCTGGACGAGGCTTACCTGGACGTCTCGGACTGCCCGCATTTTGGCGGCAGCGCCACGCGCATCGCTCAGGACATCCGGCGCCGCGTTTCCAATCAGCTACATATCACCGTTTCCGCAGGCGTGGCCCCGAACAAATTCCTGGCCAAGATCGCCAGCGACTGGAAAAAACCCAACGGTCTGTTTGTGATCACCCCTGACCAGGTGGAAGACTTCGTCTCGGCATTACCGGTCAGCAAGCTGCACGGCGTGGGCAAGGTGACGGCGGATAAACTGGCGCGCTTGAGGATCGAGGACTGCCTGCAACTGCGGGAGTGGAATAAGCTGGCGCTGGTGCGGGAGTTCGGCAGTTTTGGTGAGCGGCTTTGGAGCCTAGCCCGTGGGATCGATGACCGGATGGTGCAGAACGACAGTCGCCGACAGTCCATCAGTGTGGAAAATACCTACGATGTCGACTTGCCGGACCTGCCCAGTTGCCTGGAAAAGCTACCTGAGCTGATGGAAACCCTGGCCGGGCGCATAGCGCGTATCGACAGCAGCTACCGGGCGGGTAAGCCATTCGTTAAAGTGAAATTTCATGACTTCACCCAAACCACGTTGGAGCAGGCGGGGGCGGGGCGGGATCTTGAGAGTTATCAGCAGTTGCTGACACAGGCGTTCAATCGCGGAGGAAAACCGGTGCGATTGCTGGGGATTGGGGTGCGGCTACTGGATTTGAGCGGCGGTAATGAACAGCTGGAGTTGGCCTGGTAG